The Papaver somniferum cultivar HN1 unplaced genomic scaffold, ASM357369v1 unplaced-scaffold_107, whole genome shotgun sequence genome includes a region encoding these proteins:
- the LOC113327934 gene encoding uncharacterized protein LOC113327934, which yields MSSSEEIECLADSGTTHTILRNSQLFVDLIPYKSSVTTMIGSSQVIIGRSNAQFLFPNGTMMKVTEALYAPRANRTLLSFKDILANGYHLETHCENGIEYINIISNTCGRKRILEKLTSHFSGLYTTTIRIIESHVVTNDELLNSDLYKLWRDRLGHPGRDMMIRVLKNSYGHPFFCVKSKMRQKTVTMQSNNVCQSLPSKATDEKPLSHSTSWSFSKAHHSFCKACSLAKTGARPSYAKDTKQNIPFLQRIQGDIYGPIHPESGPFRYFMVLVDASTRWSHVAVLSTINAAFAKLLAQVICLRDHHPDHPIKSIRLDNAGEFTSKGFDNFCMSIGIDVEHPVPHNVENSMPDAFTDIAKVTRSHIPAANVPARL from the exons ATGTCATCCTCAGAAGAGATTGAGTGCCTAGCTGATAGTGGCACCACACACACTATTTTAAGAAATAGTCAATTATTTGTTGacttaattccttataaatcctctgtgactacgatgattggatcatcacaaGTGATCATTGGGCGAAGTAATGctcaatttttgtttccaaatggCACAATGATGAAAGTCACAGAAGCTTTATATGCACCAAGAGCTAACCGTACCTTGTTGAGCTTCAAAGATATCCTTGCAAATGGTTATCACTTGGAAACTCActgtgaaaatggaattgaatatataaatattatcTCTAATACATGTGGAAGAAAACGCATTTTAGAGAAATTAACGAGTCACTTTAGTGGTTTGTACACTACTACTATTCGGATTATCGAATCACATGTTGTTACCAACGATGAACTGTTGAACAGTGACTTATACAAGCTTTGGCGCGATCGCTTGGGGCACCCAGGTCGTGATATGATGATCCGTGTTTTAAAGAACTCATACGGACATCCTTTCTTTTGCGTGAAAAGTAAAATGAGACAAAAGACAGTTACAATGCAAAGTAACAACGTCTGCCAGTCACTTCCATCTAAAGCAACTGATGAGAAACCTCTCTCTCATTCTACTTCGTGGAGTTTTTCAAAAGCACACCACTCATTTTGCAAAGCTTGTTCTTTAGCAAAGACAGGAGCGAGACCATCCTATGCTAAAGATACAAAGCAAAACattccatttttacaaagaatacaaggtgatatttaTGGACCTATACATCCAGAATCCGGACCATTCAGGTATTTTATGGTTTTGGTAGATGCTTCGACCCGTTGGTCACATGTCGCAGTATTGTCCACAATAAATGCTGCCTTCGCAAAGCTCCTAGCACAAGTTATATGTTTGAGGGATCACCACCCTGATCACCCAATAAAGTCTATCAGACTTGATAATGCTGgagaatttacatctaaaggatttGATAATTTCTGTATGTCAATCGGAATTGACGTAGAGCACCCCGTACCCCAT AATGTGGAAAACTCAATGCCTGATGCATTCACTGATATTGCTAAAGTgacgagatcacacataccagctgcaaacgtgcCTGCAAGGTTATAA